The Prochlorococcus marinus XMU1419 nucleotide sequence ATAAAAAATACTCATTTTGCACCTCGGCGTTTTAAATTAGATAGATAACAATTTTTTTTCAATGCTTTTAAGTGAGTTAAGTCACCCAAATGAACTACATGGCTTAACAGTTTCACAATTAGAGGAAATTGCTTGTCAAATTAGAGAAAGACATCTTCAAGTAGTATCTACTAGTGGTGGACATCTTGGACCTGGATTAGGTGTAGTTGAGTTAACGTTAGCTTTATATCAAACTCTTGATCTAGATTTCGATAAGGTTATTTGGGATGTAGGACATCAGGGTTATCCTCACAAATTAATAACAGGACGCTTCCAACAATTTGATTCCCTTAGGCAACAAAATGGAGTAGCTGGATATCTCAAAAGAAGTGAAAGCAAATTTGATCATTTTGGTGCAGGACATGCGAGCACTTCTATTTCTGCTGCTTTAGGAATGGCAATAGCAAGAGACAAAAAAGGTGAGAATTATAAATGTGTTGCTGTTATTGGAGATGGAGCATTAACTGGAGGAATGGCATTAGAAGCTATAAATCATGCAGGTCACTTACCAAATACTCCTCTAGTTGTGATATTAAACGATAATGATATGTCTATTTCACCTCCAGTTGGAGCCCTTTCAACTTACTTAAATAAGGTAAGAGTTAGTCCACCATTGCAATTTTTATCCGATAGTGTTCAAGAAAGTGTAAAAAATATTCCCTTAATTGGTAAGGATATTCCAGAAGAACTAAAAAATATCAAAGGAAGCGTTAGACGACTATCTGTACCTAAGGTTGGTGCTGTTTTTGAAGAACTTGGATTCACATATATGGGTCCAATTGACGGTCATGATATTGGAAATTTAGTTAATACTTTTAATGCTGCTCATAAACTTAAAAAACCTGTACTTGTTCATGTTGTTACAACAAAAGGGAAGGGTTACCCTTATGCAGAAGCTGATCAAGTTGGATATCATGCGCAGTCTGCATTTGATTTGACAACTGGGAAATCTATTCCATCAAAGAAACCTAAGCCTGTTAGTTATAGTAAAATATTTGGTCAAACCTTATTGAAAATATGTGAACAAGATAGCAAAGTTATTGGTATTACTGCAGCAATGGCTACTGGTACTGGTTTAGACATATTGCAAAAAAATATCCCAGATCAATATATCGATGTGGGAATAGCTGAACAACACGCAGTTACTCTTGCGGCAGGAATGTCTTGCGATGGTCTTAAACCTGTAGTAGCTATATACAGTACTTTTCTTCAACGTGCTTTTGATCAATTAATTCATGATGTAGGGATACAAAATTTACCTGTATCGTTTGTACTTGATAGAGCTGGCATAGTGGGAGCTGACGGACCTACTCATCAAGGTCAGTACGATATCAGTTATATGAGATCCATACCTAATTTTGTATTGATGGCGCCAAAAGATGAGTCTGAATTACAGAGAATGTTAATAACTTCAATAAACCATAAGGGACCAACTGCTCTTAGAATACCTAGAGGCTCTGGATTAGGAGTGGCTGTAATGGATGAAGGTTGGGAACCTTTGAATATAGGTGAAGCTGAAATACTTGAAGAAGGAGAAGATATTTTAATTATTGCTTATGGATCGATGGTTGCATCAGCTATCGAAACAGCAAAGATCCTAAAAAATATTAACATTAATGCATGTATTGTTAATGCAAGATTTGTTAAACCTCTAGATAAAAATCTTATTATGCCCTTAGCAAGTAGTATCCAAAAAGTGGTTACTATGGAAGAAGGAACTTTAATAGGTGGATTTGGTTCTGCAATAGTTGAATTACTTAACGATAATGAAGTAAACATTCCTGTATACAGAATAGGTATACCGGATGTTTTAGTTGACCATGCTTCACCTGACCAGAGTAAAGAAAAATTAGGCCTTATGCCTGATCAGATGGCAGATAAAATTGTTAAGAAATTCAAGTTCAATAATTAAAAATTTAATAAATAAATTTTTATAAAACACCACGTGAGGCTAATCCTAAGATTGCACCAATTCCGAAAATATGACCTAGGCAATTAGCACCTACGACAGATGCGTGACTTAAACCACCATAGAATTTCGAATTAGGTATTTCAAAACCTTCATTAGGTTTTCTGATAGTTGCTCTAGCAATAGCATAAGCAAAAACATTACATGCAATCATTACGACGGCACACTTTGGAGACCAAGAAAAAGTTGCTGGATCTGCAGCTGCAAATAATGTAGTAAACATAAAAAATCGTTATTTTCATATATTCTCTAATACTTTTACCTAAAAAACACAAAATTGTAAAAGGTCTTAAGAGTTATTTACTTCTAAACTATTTAACAACTTTATAAATCCAAACAAAATAACAAAATCACTTAGAGTTAAGAAGGATTCTGCAAAACCATGCAGGAAGTCAACCTCAACAAGGGTTTTATCATAATTATTTAGTGTGAATAATGATACCAATATAGTTATTAATACAAATAAAAGAGTTAAGGAAAATCCTGTTTTTACAAAATTATTAACAGTTTTGATTTTATATAAGTAAAACAAAAATATTGCATATGGAATTATTGATACTGCGAACAAAGCTGTATTATCAATTAAAGCTAATTTTTCTATAAATTTTATAAATAAGTCATTCATAAGTCACTTTCTTTCTAAAAATAGTGAATGATGCAACAGCTAATGTTGAATTTCCAATAAATGTAAATATCCCTTGAAGCGTTACTAATCCATATAATGCATCTTGATTATCATAGATATGCCAAGTTATAGCGCACATAGCTCCTATTAAGTTTGGGACCATCGCTAAGCATAACCAAAAAAATAAATTATATTCTTTAAATGTAGAAATTTTGTATATGACAAAGATTGTAAAAATCCATTCAATGACTGAAGAGATATGAATTAACCAAGTTCCAAATGAAAGTTCGTGCAAAATTTAAATTTTTTTCTTTAGTACATTAAGTACTTCCTTGGCATGATTTATAGGTAAAACACTTATCCATCTATATGAAATTTCTCCTTCTGGAGAAATCAAAAAAGTATTTCTATCTGAAAATGGAGGGATCCAAGAACCATATTTATCACTAATAATCCCATTAGGGTCAGTTAATAAAGTGTAGTTTATGGATTTCTCACTGCAGAATCTTTCATGAGAATCTTGATTATCAGCACTAATCCCAACAATTTCGGCATTATATTTTGAAAAATCTTTTTTTAATTCAGAAAAACCTTTAGCTTCAAGAGTGCAACCTGCTGTAAAGTCCTTTGGATAAAAATACATAACAAGCCACTTACCTTGAAAATCATTTAATTCCCATATTTTTTTTGATTTAATGTTTTTATTAAAACCTTCTAATTGAAAGTTTGGAGCTGTATCTCCCACTTCAGGAGCAAAGTCAAAGGCTATTGCTGAATTACAATTAAATAAAAGAATGAATGGTATTAATAAACTTACAACTAAATTTCTCATCAAATTTAGAATTTTTTTAAATCAACTCCATTTGATTTAGCAAATTTATCTAATCCTACTTTTTGTATAGATTTTAGTGCTTTGGTACTAATTTTTACATTTACCCATTTTTTGCCTTCTTCCCACCAAAGTCTCCTTTTTTGTAGATTAACTTGTTGCAATTTTTTTGTACGAATGTGTGAGTGACTCACAGCCATACCATTATTAGCTTTTGCTCCAGTCAGTTCGCAAACTCTTGACATAATTT carries:
- the dxs gene encoding 1-deoxy-D-xylulose-5-phosphate synthase, with the protein product MLLSELSHPNELHGLTVSQLEEIACQIRERHLQVVSTSGGHLGPGLGVVELTLALYQTLDLDFDKVIWDVGHQGYPHKLITGRFQQFDSLRQQNGVAGYLKRSESKFDHFGAGHASTSISAALGMAIARDKKGENYKCVAVIGDGALTGGMALEAINHAGHLPNTPLVVILNDNDMSISPPVGALSTYLNKVRVSPPLQFLSDSVQESVKNIPLIGKDIPEELKNIKGSVRRLSVPKVGAVFEELGFTYMGPIDGHDIGNLVNTFNAAHKLKKPVLVHVVTTKGKGYPYAEADQVGYHAQSAFDLTTGKSIPSKKPKPVSYSKIFGQTLLKICEQDSKVIGITAAMATGTGLDILQKNIPDQYIDVGIAEQHAVTLAAGMSCDGLKPVVAIYSTFLQRAFDQLIHDVGIQNLPVSFVLDRAGIVGADGPTHQGQYDISYMRSIPNFVLMAPKDESELQRMLITSINHKGPTALRIPRGSGLGVAVMDEGWEPLNIGEAEILEEGEDILIIAYGSMVASAIETAKILKNININACIVNARFVKPLDKNLIMPLASSIQKVVTMEEGTLIGGFGSAIVELLNDNEVNIPVYRIGIPDVLVDHASPDQSKEKLGLMPDQMADKIVKKFKFNN
- the psaK gene encoding photosystem I reaction center subunit PsaK — translated: MFTTLFAAADPATFSWSPKCAVVMIACNVFAYAIARATIRKPNEGFEIPNSKFYGGLSHASVVGANCLGHIFGIGAILGLASRGVL
- a CDS encoding DUF3593 domain-containing protein; protein product: MNDLFIKFIEKLALIDNTALFAVSIIPYAIFLFYLYKIKTVNNFVKTGFSLTLLFVLITILVSLFTLNNYDKTLVEVDFLHGFAESFLTLSDFVILFGFIKLLNSLEVNNS
- a CDS encoding DUF2499 domain-containing protein → MHELSFGTWLIHISSVIEWIFTIFVIYKISTFKEYNLFFWLCLAMVPNLIGAMCAITWHIYDNQDALYGLVTLQGIFTFIGNSTLAVASFTIFRKKVTYE
- a CDS encoding peroxiredoxin — encoded protein: MRNLVVSLLIPFILLFNCNSAIAFDFAPEVGDTAPNFQLEGFNKNIKSKKIWELNDFQGKWLVMYFYPKDFTAGCTLEAKGFSELKKDFSKYNAEIVGISADNQDSHERFCSEKSINYTLLTDPNGIISDKYGSWIPPFSDRNTFLISPEGEISYRWISVLPINHAKEVLNVLKKKI
- the rpmB gene encoding 50S ribosomal protein L28, with translation MSRVCELTGAKANNGMAVSHSHIRTKKLQQVNLQKRRLWWEEGKKWVNVKISTKALKSIQKVGLDKFAKSNGVDLKKF